In Sorghum bicolor cultivar BTx623 chromosome 8, Sorghum_bicolor_NCBIv3, whole genome shotgun sequence, one genomic interval encodes:
- the LOC8084413 gene encoding pentatricopeptide repeat-containing protein At5g41170, mitochondrial, whose translation MLRHLTKNPLLPLRCRRLLHPNRLCATATSSAAAGEITPFPAANETPLEDDLAEELRSRLVRDTCRLLELRDSWSAKLEAQLRHLLRAMTPSQVRAVLRAQAQRDARAAFEFFRWADRQWKYRHAPEVFDEMLVLLSRTRLHDPARRVMRLMIRRGMPRGTRQFAHLMLSYSRAGKLRSAMRVLQLMQKDGCAPDICICNMAVNVLVVAGRIDKALEFAERMRRVGVDPDVVTYNCLIKGLCGARRIVDALEMISSMLQNGCLPDKISYFTVMSFLCKEKRVADVQNLLERMSDAGIFPDQVTYNMLIHGLAKHGHADEALSFLRESEGKRFRVDEVGYSATVHSFCLNGRMAEAKEIIGEMISKGCRPDVVTYSAVVDGFCRIGELDQARKMMKHMYKNGCKPNTVTHTALLNGLCKVGKSSEAWELLNKSEEEWWTPSAITYSVVMHGFRREGKLKESCDVVMQMLQKGFFPTTVEINLLIHALCNERKPADAKDFMEQCQSKGCFINVVNFTTVIHGFSRQGDLESALSLLDDMYLTNRHPDVVTYTVVVDALGRKGKMKEATSLVEKMLNRGLHPTPVTYRTVIHRYCEKGAVEDLLNLLDKMLAKEGFSSAYNQVIEKLCAFGKLSEANNLLSKVLRTASKRDAQTCHILMDSFLNRGLPLQSYNVACRMFQRNLIPDLKLCQKVDSQLALAGEKQAAGKLIIKFVERGIPEQEKQDY comes from the coding sequence ATGCTCAGGCACCTAACCAAAAACCCATTGCTCCCGCTCCgatgccgccgcctcctccatcCCAACCGGCTCTGTGCCACCGCCACATCGTCGGCGGCCGCCGGTGAGATCACGCCGTTTCCCGCCGCAAACGAGACTCCCCTCGAAGATGACCTCGCGGAGGAGTTGCGCAGCCGCCTCGTGCGCGACACCTGCAGGCTGCTCGAGCTCCGGGACTCGTGGAGCGCCAAGCTGGAGGCGCAGCTCCGGCACCTCCTCCGCGCGATGACCCCGTCGCAGGTCCGCGCCGTGCTGCGCGCGCAGGCGCAGCGGGACGCTCGCGCCGCGTTCGAGTTCTTCCGCTGGGCTGACCGCCAGTGGAAGTACCGCCACGCCCCGGAGGTGTTCGACGAAATGCTGGTGCTCCTCAGCCGCACCAGGCTCCACGACCCGGCGCGCCGCGTCATGCGCCTCATGATCCGGCGTGGCATGCCCCGGGGCACGCGGCAGTTCGCGCACCTCATGCTCTCGTACAGTCGCGCTGGGAAGCTCCGCTCCGCCATGCGCGTGCTCCAGCTCATGCAGAAGGATGGGTGTGCGCCTGACATATGTATATGCAACATGGCGGTGAATGTGCTTGTTGTGGCCGGACGCATCGACAAGGCACTCGAGTTTGCTGAAAGGATGCGTCGTGTTGGGGTTGACCCGGACGTGGTCACGTACAATTgcctaatcaagggattgtgcggaGCTCGTCGTATCGTTGATGCACTGGAGATGATCAGCTCAATGCTGCAAAATGGGTGCCTGCCAGATAAGATTAGCTACTTTACAGTGATGAGCTTCTTGTGCAAGGAGAAGAGGGTGGCAGATGTGCAGAATTTGCTTGAGAGGATGAGTGATGCAGGTATATTTCCAGATCAGGTCACGTATAACATGCTTATTCATGGTCTTGCAAAGCATGGTCATGCAGACGAGGCATTGAGTTTCTTGAGGGAGTCAGAGGGGAAAAGATTCCGTGTTGACGAGGTCGGCTATAGTGCGACTGTGCATTCATTTTGCTTGAATGGTAGGATGGCAGAGGCAAAGGAAATTATAGGCGAGATGATTTCAAAGGGGTGCCGCCCTGATGTTGTAACATATAGTGCGGTTGTAGATGGATTCTGCCGGATTGGGGAACTCGATCAGGCAAGAAAGATGATGAAGCATATGTATAAGAATGGTTGCAAGCCCAATACAGTCACGCATACTGCACTGTTAAATGGGCTTTGCAAAGTTGGGAAAtcttcagaagcatgggaattGCTAAACAAGAGCGAAGAAGAGTGGTGGACTCCAAGTGCTATCACATACAGTGTTGTTATGCATGGATTTCGGAGGGAAGGGAAGTTAAAGGAATCATGTGATGTTGTAATGCAGATGTTGCAGAAGGGTTTCTTCCCCACAACAGTGGAGATTAACTTGTTGATTCACGCATTATGCAATGAACGAAAACCAGCAGATGCCAAAGACTTCATGGAGCAGTGCCAAAGCAAGGGCTGCTTCATTAATGTTGTTAACTTCACTACTGTAATTCATGGATTTTCTAGGCAGGGTGATCTGGAATCAGCACTATCTTTGCTGGACGACATGTATCTGACCAACAGGCATCCTGATGTTGTTACATACACTGTTGTTGTTGATGCTTTAGGAAGGAAAGGTAAAATGAAAGAAGCAACATCACTTGTAGAGAAAATGCTTAATAGAGGTTTGCACCCTACACCTGTCACATACAGGACTGTGATACATAGATATTGTGAAAAGGGTGCAGTTGAAGATTTACTCAATCTTCTGGATAAGATGTTAGCAAAAGAAGGGTTTAGTAGTGCATATAATCAGGTCATTGAGAAGCTATGTGCATTTGGTAAACTTAGTGAGGCTAACAATCTCCTCAGCAAGGTACTAAGAACTGCCTCAAAAAGAGATGCTCAAACATGCCACATTTTGATGGATAGTTTTCTGAATAGAGGACTCCCACTTCAATCATATAATGTGGCCTGCCGCATGTTCCAGAGAAACTTAATTCCTGATCTTAAATTATGTCAAAAGGTTGACAGTCAGTTGGCCCTAGCGGGTGAGAAACAAGCTGCTGGAAAGCTTATCATTAAGTTTGTTGAAAGAGGTATTCCAGAACAAGAAAAACAAGATTACTAA